The Vibrio aphrogenes genomic interval AATTTATGTTTTACATGACTATTTTCCCAGGTCAAACCATGCACCCCAGTTAAGGGAGCAACGGATACAAACGTGGTTTCTAATGGTTTACCGGTAAAGCTAATGGGAATAGTTTTTAATTCTATGCCTAAGTGTTCAAAGTCGGGCTGTGCTTTACTGCCTGATTCCGCCCCTAAATGCCACTCTATCAGTTGTCCAACCCAACCTTTTTCTCTTTTTAAGTTAGCGGGTACAGCAATACCAGCCATACTAGCTAGGCAAGCAAAGGATTGACCAACCAGCTGATTGGCTCGTTGCATTAATTCAAATTCGGTTTGTGGTAATAGCGGCATAACAAGCATCGAGTTGTGAAATCTGGCGTTATTGTACAACATTTTAGAATGGATCTTATTATTGAGAGAATTTTGTTAGTTATCCACAAGATGGTCAGTGTTTATCATTAATCATGCAATTAGCGATCATTTTATTCACATAGAACACGATGTTTTGTTAGGTATGAAGCCTTTTTGAACGTTTTTTCCTCATTATTTGTGGATAATATCAAGCATGGTGGATCTTTGACCGATCTGTGTTTACAAATGATCCTAAAGATCCAGGGTGTGTTTAAAATATGAGCTTTTTTGTTTATCTTATTGTTTTTATAGATTTTTAACTTATTTTTGAATGGTTTTTATACGGTTGGTTCTGATGGTTAAATCACCCATTAATTCCTTTACTCATTTTCTTCACACATTTATTCACAGAAATAGTGAATAAATCCCACATTATGCTTAGATTTGTGTTGATAACTTATGTTTTGAGCGATTTTTAAAGTAAAAGTGTCAGATGAGCAATAAAAAATGCGATATTGTGCACTTGAAATTTGCCCCTTTTGTGGATATGTGAAAAAATCACTGCCAACAGAGATTTATATTAGAGGTTAGCCGTGATAGATGGCGATGGTTACCGCTTAAATGTGGGAATTGTAATATGTAACAACCATGGTCAGGTATTCTGGGCAAAACGATACGGGCAGCACTCTTGGCAATTTCCACAAGGTGGCATAGATGACGGCGAAACACCGGAACAAGCGCTATTTCGAGAATTGTATGAAGAGGTTGGGCTAACAAAAAATGATGTGAAGATCATCGGAGTCAGTCGCCATTGGCTAAAGTATAAGTTGCCAAAGCGTTTGGTTCGATGGGACTCCAAGCCCGTATGTATTGGCCAAAAACAGAAATGGTTTTTACTGCGTTTAGAATGTGATGAATCCAATATCAATATGAACCGTGGTCGAACCCCTGAATTTGATGGTTGGCGTTGGGTGAGCTTTTGGTACCCAGTCAGACAAGTGGTTTCTTTTAAAAGAGATGTGTATCGGCGAGCAATGAAAGAATTTGCTTCTATCGCCATGCCATTTAGAGAACCTAAAATAAAAGGTAAGCGTAAAATGCGTCGATAATGTCTTTCTCTTAAGAGAGAGTAACAAGGGGGGAATGAATGCTGATTCAACTGAGGGAGATTGTTGAACAAGTCTCTAAAGCCGACGATCTTCGTCAAGCTCTAGATATTTTGGTCAAGGATACTTGTCAGGCAATGCACACCGAGTGCTGCACCGTCTATTTAGCCAATAATGAAAAAAGCCGACTTGAGTTGATGGCGACTCAAGGGCTTAAGTTTTCCGGTCAGACGATTCATATCCCTTTTACCGAAGGTTTAGTTGGCTTAGTACGTCGTAGTGCTGAGCCATTAAACTTAGCCCATGCCCAAAATCATCCCAATTTTAAATATTTTCCGGAACTTGGTGAGAATATTTATCAATCCTTTCTCGGTACGCCGATCATTCATCGTCGCCAAGTACTGGGAGTGTTAGTGATTCAGCAGCGCTCCCCTCGCTCGTTTAGTGAAATAGAAGAATCATTTTTAGTGACTCTCGCAGCGCAACTTGCTGTGATTCTTGCCAATGCAAAAGCACAAGGCCAATGGCAATTAAATAAGAGCCGAGTTCACTCTTATAAAGGCATTGCCGCTTCTTCAGGGATCGCGATTGGTAAAATTTGGTGGGACGATACCCATCCGGATCTTTCTAAGATCTCTCCTGCATCCTGTTTGGATATCAATAAAGAACAAGAATGGCTAGCGTTAGCCATTGAAAATGCCATTGCGGATTTTCGCCGCATGCGAAAGCGTTTTGATAATGAATTAAATAAAGACACTTTAGCCATTTTTGAATTGTTTATTCACTTGCTGCACGATCCTATGTTGCGTGCCGATCTCAACAAAAAAATTGCAGATGGTGACCGAGCCGATTGGGCTCTCAGGCAAGTCGTTGAGTTATATTCAGAACGCTTTGCGAAAATGAGTGATGCCTACTTACGAGAACGTGCCAATGATATTCGAGAGCTTGGTCAACGATTGTTGTATTTTTTACATAATAGCGAAGCAAGAGATCCGTTAATTAAAGAGCCGATGATCTTGGTGGTGAGGGAGCTGACAGCATCAATTTTAGCGGCGATTCCCAAAGATAAATTATTAGCCGTCATTTCGATGGAAGGGGCTGCCAACTCACATGCGGCTATTTTATCTCGAGCATTAGATATTCCAGCAATTATGGGGGTGCAAGTTAAACCGGAATTGATCTCTGGAAAGTTGGGGATTGTGGACGGTTATAGCGGTGATATTTTTGTTGAGCCTGCCTATCAACTTTTAAATGAATATCGTTCATTAGCAACAGAGGAAGAAGAGTTATCTGAGTTAGTCGCACAAGAACTGGCGCAACCCGCTGCGACCAAAGATGGTCAGCGAGTTGAGCTTATGCTAAATGCCGGTTTAAGTGCCGATACTAATATTGCGGTTAACCAAGGTGTTGATGGAGTTGGGCTTTATCGCACCGAAATCTCGTTCTTACTACAAAATCGTTTTCCATCAGAAGAAGAACAAACCCAGCAATATAAGACGATTTTAACCACTTATCCCAATAAACGAGTCGTGATGCGTACCTTGGATATTGGTGGAGATAAAGCCTTACCTTACTTTCCTATTGAAGAAGACAATCCTTTTTTAGGTTGGCGTGGGATTCGATTTACACTTGATCATCCTGATATTTTTCTTATCCAACTCAGAGCTATGCTCAAAGCCAGTTCCGGCTTAAATAATTTAAATATTATGTTGCCGATGGTATCCGGATGTCAGGAGATTGATCAATCATTGACGCTGATAGAGCAGGCCTATAAAGAAGTAACGACGTTAGATCCTAATATTTGTCGACCTCAAGTGGGGATTATGCTTGAGGTCCCATCTATGCTGTATTTATTGCCTTTAATTGCCGATAAAGTGGATTTTGTGTCAGTGGGCACCAACGATCTTACTCAATATTTA includes:
- the rppH gene encoding RNA pyrophosphohydrolase → MIDGDGYRLNVGIVICNNHGQVFWAKRYGQHSWQFPQGGIDDGETPEQALFRELYEEVGLTKNDVKIIGVSRHWLKYKLPKRLVRWDSKPVCIGQKQKWFLLRLECDESNINMNRGRTPEFDGWRWVSFWYPVRQVVSFKRDVYRRAMKEFASIAMPFREPKIKGKRKMRR
- the ptsP gene encoding phosphoenolpyruvate--protein phosphotransferase, whose translation is MLIQLREIVEQVSKADDLRQALDILVKDTCQAMHTECCTVYLANNEKSRLELMATQGLKFSGQTIHIPFTEGLVGLVRRSAEPLNLAHAQNHPNFKYFPELGENIYQSFLGTPIIHRRQVLGVLVIQQRSPRSFSEIEESFLVTLAAQLAVILANAKAQGQWQLNKSRVHSYKGIAASSGIAIGKIWWDDTHPDLSKISPASCLDINKEQEWLALAIENAIADFRRMRKRFDNELNKDTLAIFELFIHLLHDPMLRADLNKKIADGDRADWALRQVVELYSERFAKMSDAYLRERANDIRELGQRLLYFLHNSEARDPLIKEPMILVVRELTASILAAIPKDKLLAVISMEGAANSHAAILSRALDIPAIMGVQVKPELISGKLGIVDGYSGDIFVEPAYQLLNEYRSLATEEEELSELVAQELAQPAATKDGQRVELMLNAGLSADTNIAVNQGVDGVGLYRTEISFLLQNRFPSEEEQTQQYKTILTTYPNKRVVMRTLDIGGDKALPYFPIEEDNPFLGWRGIRFTLDHPDIFLIQLRAMLKASSGLNNLNIMLPMVSGCQEIDQSLTLIEQAYKEVTTLDPNICRPQVGIMLEVPSMLYLLPLIADKVDFVSVGTNDLTQYLLAVDRNNARVSDVYEYVHPSVVRALKHIHDMCQQHQLPVCICGELAGDPIGALLLIGMGYRSLSMNTSNVARIKYILRKSQSEELQALLHQAMQQAYGTDIYNLVFQYLEEKGLAGFIRAGKS